The following are from one region of the Variovorax sp. V213 genome:
- a CDS encoding tryptophan--tRNA ligase → MATSSSAPLRVLTGITPSGTPHLGNYVGSIRHSVRQSVAPGVESFFFLADYHALIKVQEPALIQRSTLEIAASWLACGLDPERVTFYRQSDIVEIPELTWFLTCVTGKGVLNRAHAYKAQLDKNIAKGEDPDADVTAGLFMYPVLMGADILMFNAHKVPVGRDQVQHIEMARDMAQRFNHQYGEHFTLPEAEIDDAVATLPGLDGRKMSKSYGNTIAMFAPRAQLQKQIASIVTDSRAPGEPKDTEGSALFQIYQAFATAEETEALRKAYAEGIGWGDAKQMLFERIDLEVAPLRARYEELMSNPAEIERILLIGAEKARKLSRPFMAELRHAVGLRNLAAGSGKGGARKAKVAKPSFKQYRERDGLFYFKLLDAHGTALLQSRGFASPQEAGRAIAALQQQRGAALATLADQLEPAGPEELRAANEALEALAEATIPTNGS, encoded by the coding sequence ATGGCTACGTCTTCTTCCGCTCCCCTGCGCGTGCTGACCGGCATCACGCCGTCCGGCACGCCGCACCTCGGCAATTACGTCGGCTCGATCCGCCATTCGGTGCGGCAGAGCGTGGCGCCGGGCGTCGAGAGCTTTTTCTTCCTGGCCGACTACCACGCGCTCATCAAGGTGCAGGAGCCGGCGCTCATCCAGCGCTCCACGCTCGAGATTGCCGCCAGCTGGCTGGCCTGCGGGCTCGATCCGGAACGCGTCACCTTCTATCGCCAGTCGGACATCGTCGAGATTCCCGAGCTGACCTGGTTCCTCACCTGCGTGACCGGCAAGGGCGTGCTCAACCGCGCGCACGCCTACAAGGCGCAGCTGGACAAGAACATCGCCAAGGGCGAAGACCCGGATGCCGACGTGACGGCCGGCCTCTTCATGTACCCGGTGCTGATGGGCGCCGACATCCTGATGTTCAACGCGCACAAGGTGCCGGTGGGGCGCGACCAGGTGCAGCACATCGAAATGGCGCGCGACATGGCGCAGCGCTTCAACCACCAGTACGGCGAGCACTTCACGCTGCCCGAAGCCGAGATCGACGATGCGGTGGCCACCCTGCCCGGCCTCGACGGCCGCAAGATGAGCAAGAGCTACGGCAACACGATTGCAATGTTCGCGCCGCGCGCGCAGCTGCAAAAGCAAATTGCCAGCATCGTGACCGACTCGCGCGCGCCCGGCGAGCCCAAGGACACCGAAGGCTCGGCGCTGTTCCAGATCTACCAGGCCTTTGCCACCGCCGAAGAAACCGAGGCGCTGCGCAAGGCCTATGCCGAAGGCATCGGCTGGGGCGACGCGAAGCAGATGCTGTTCGAGCGCATCGACCTCGAAGTGGCGCCGCTGCGTGCGCGCTACGAAGAACTGATGAGCAACCCGGCGGAAATCGAGCGCATTCTGCTCATCGGCGCCGAGAAGGCCCGCAAGCTGTCGCGCCCTTTCATGGCAGAGCTGCGCCATGCCGTGGGCCTGCGCAACCTCGCGGCGGGCAGCGGCAAGGGCGGCGCCCGCAAGGCCAAGGTTGCCAAACCAAGCTTCAAGCAGTACCGCGAGCGCGACGGGCTGTTCTATTTCAAGCTGCTCGATGCGCACGGCACCGCCCTGCTGCAGAGCCGCGGTTTTGCCTCGCCGCAGGAAGCCGGCCGTGCCATTGCCGCCCTGCAGCAGCAGCGCGGCGCGGCACTGGCCACGCTGGCCGACCAGCTGGAGCCGGCCGGGCCGGAAGAATTGCGCGCCGCGAACGAGGCGCTGGAGGCACTGGCGGAAGCAACGATCCCTACCAACGGAAGTTGA
- a CDS encoding site-2 protease family protein, producing MDISNLIQTVLIYALPVVFAITVHEAAHGYVARHFGDNTAEAMGRVTLNPMKHIDPIGTILMPLMLYFATSGAFLFGYAKPVPVDFGRLRHPKRDMIWVALAGPASNFVQAILWALVLVGLIAAGVDETFFIKMAQGGVLVNLVMWAFNLFPLPPLDGGRVLAGLLPNGAAQNFLARIEPFGFFIVMGLVLAGIVSTFWLRPLMDVGYTVINLLISPLTALLR from the coding sequence GTGGATATTTCCAACCTGATACAGACGGTACTTATTTACGCACTGCCCGTGGTCTTCGCGATCACGGTGCATGAGGCGGCGCACGGCTATGTGGCGCGCCATTTCGGCGACAACACCGCCGAGGCGATGGGCCGCGTCACGCTCAACCCGATGAAGCACATCGACCCCATCGGGACCATCCTGATGCCGCTGATGCTGTACTTTGCCACTTCTGGAGCCTTTCTCTTCGGTTACGCCAAACCGGTGCCGGTGGATTTCGGGCGCCTGCGCCATCCGAAGCGCGACATGATCTGGGTCGCGCTGGCCGGGCCTGCATCGAATTTCGTGCAGGCCATTCTTTGGGCGCTGGTGCTGGTGGGACTCATTGCGGCCGGCGTGGATGAAACCTTTTTCATCAAGATGGCGCAGGGCGGCGTGCTGGTCAACCTCGTGATGTGGGCTTTCAACCTGTTTCCGCTGCCCCCGCTCGACGGCGGCCGCGTGCTCGCGGGCCTGCTTCCCAACGGCGCGGCGCAGAATTTCCTGGCGCGCATCGAGCCTTTCGGCTTCTTCATCGTGATGGGGCTGGTGCTCGCGGGCATCGTCAGCACCTTCTGGCTGCGTCCGCTGATGGACGTCGGCTACACCGTCATCAACCTGCTCATCTCACCGCTCACGGCTTTGCTGCGTTAA
- a CDS encoding L-threonylcarbamoyladenylate synthase, with protein sequence MAQYFEVHPDNPQQRLLKQAAALLQRGEIVAVPTDSSYALACHLDDKDAVDQLRRIRQVDEKHHLTLICRDLSELANYARVDNKQYRLLKAATPGPYTFLLEATKEVPRRVSHPQRKTIGLRVPDHKVLLELLMLHGAPLLATTLIAPGETEALNDAQTIRERFEKQIGAVIDAGACPSQPTTVVDLTPMGSGDDPVVVRQGRGALAVLGL encoded by the coding sequence ATGGCCCAGTACTTCGAAGTCCATCCCGACAACCCCCAGCAACGCCTCCTGAAGCAGGCCGCGGCGCTGCTGCAGCGCGGAGAGATCGTGGCCGTGCCCACCGATTCGAGCTACGCGCTGGCCTGCCATCTGGACGACAAGGACGCGGTCGACCAGTTGCGCCGCATCCGCCAGGTCGACGAGAAGCATCACCTCACGCTGATCTGCCGCGACCTGAGCGAGCTGGCCAACTACGCACGCGTCGACAACAAGCAGTACCGGCTGCTGAAGGCCGCCACGCCCGGTCCCTACACCTTCCTGCTCGAAGCCACCAAGGAGGTGCCGCGGCGCGTGAGCCACCCTCAGCGCAAGACCATCGGCCTGCGCGTGCCCGACCACAAGGTGCTGCTCGAACTGCTGATGCTGCACGGCGCGCCACTCCTGGCCACCACGCTGATCGCGCCGGGAGAAACCGAGGCGCTGAACGACGCGCAGACCATTCGCGAGCGCTTCGAGAAGCAGATCGGCGCCGTCATCGACGCGGGCGCCTGCCCTTCGCAGCCCACCACCGTGGTGGACCTCACGCCCATGGGCTCGGGCGACGATCCGGTGGTGGTGCGGCAGGGCCGCGGCGCGCTGGCGGTGCTCGGCCTCTGA
- a CDS encoding DMT family transporter has protein sequence MSQSPGPGTDSAATAALANARAMSRQARDTESERILAGIGLVLVAVACFATLDTATKTSTAAVPILMGVWFRYAFQAVATTAVLLPRHGTALLRTRHPRYQLLRGALLLVSSTLAFLSLRYMPLAEFTSIVLVAPLVITLLAATTLKEHVSPLRWALVAGGFIGTLVMLRPGGDAFSWAVLLPVGLVLTNAWFQVLTSKLAQTENPLTMHFYTGWVGALIASLTLPFVWTALPSWHWWALLCLMGFMGTVGHFILILAYQRAPASTLTPYLYAQIAFAMLGGWLVFSHVPDRFSLIGMAMIAVCGAAGAWLTVRERRVPIEPAES, from the coding sequence GTGAGCCAGAGCCCCGGGCCCGGCACCGACAGCGCGGCAACGGCGGCACTGGCGAACGCCCGCGCCATGTCGCGCCAGGCGCGCGACACCGAATCCGAACGCATTCTCGCGGGCATCGGCCTGGTGCTGGTGGCGGTGGCCTGCTTTGCCACGCTCGACACCGCCACCAAGACGTCCACCGCCGCCGTGCCGATTCTCATGGGCGTGTGGTTCCGCTACGCCTTCCAGGCCGTGGCCACCACGGCGGTGCTGCTGCCGCGGCATGGCACCGCGCTGCTGCGCACCCGGCATCCGCGCTACCAACTGCTGCGCGGCGCGCTGCTGCTGGTGTCGAGCACGCTGGCGTTCCTGAGCCTGCGCTACATGCCGCTGGCCGAGTTCACCTCCATCGTGCTGGTCGCTCCGCTCGTCATCACGCTGCTCGCGGCCACCACGCTCAAGGAGCATGTCTCGCCGTTGCGCTGGGCGCTGGTGGCGGGGGGCTTCATCGGCACGCTGGTCATGCTGCGGCCGGGAGGCGATGCATTCAGCTGGGCCGTGCTGCTGCCCGTCGGGCTGGTGCTGACCAATGCATGGTTCCAGGTGCTCACCAGCAAGCTGGCGCAAACCGAAAATCCGCTGACCATGCATTTTTATACCGGCTGGGTCGGCGCGCTGATCGCCTCGCTGACCCTGCCCTTCGTGTGGACGGCCCTGCCCTCGTGGCACTGGTGGGCCTTGCTGTGCCTGATGGGTTTCATGGGCACGGTGGGGCATTTCATACTCATCCTGGCCTACCAGCGCGCACCGGCCTCGACGCTCACGCCGTACCTCTATGCGCAGATCGCCTTTGCCATGCTGGGCGGCTGGCTTGTTTTTTCGCACGTGCCCGACCGCTTCTCGCTCATCGGCATGGCGATGATCGCCGTCTGCGGCGCGGCCGGCGCCTGGCTCACCGTGCGCGAGCGCCGCGTGCCCATCGAGCCGGCGGAATCCTGA
- a CDS encoding 3',5'-nucleoside bisphosphate phosphatase: MSTILNADLHCHSVVSDGTLTPEELAARAAANGVELWSLTDHDEVGGQHRAAAAARANGIRYLTGTEISVTFANETVHIVGLGFDPDDAAMTQGLYDTRGGRGKRAQEMSEGLAKVGIHGAYEGALRFVGNPELISRTHFARFLVEQGHCRDTSEVFRKFLTEGKPGYVPHRWASLKDAVHWITAAKGMAVIAHPGRYKFTANEEYALFLEFKAHGGQAIEVVTGSHTTAEYVEYADKALEFDFAASRGSDFHSPDESHCDLGKLPPLPGALTPVWELLSDRIRQ, translated from the coding sequence GTGTCCACTATTCTCAATGCCGATCTGCACTGCCATTCCGTGGTTTCCGACGGCACCCTGACGCCCGAAGAACTGGCTGCGCGCGCGGCAGCCAACGGCGTCGAACTCTGGTCGCTCACCGACCACGACGAGGTCGGCGGCCAGCACCGCGCAGCCGCCGCGGCACGCGCCAACGGCATCCGCTATCTCACCGGCACCGAGATCTCGGTGACCTTCGCCAACGAGACCGTGCACATCGTCGGCCTGGGCTTCGACCCCGACGACGCCGCGATGACGCAGGGCCTCTACGACACGCGCGGCGGCCGCGGCAAGCGCGCGCAGGAAATGTCCGAGGGACTGGCCAAGGTCGGCATCCACGGCGCCTACGAAGGCGCGCTCAGGTTCGTCGGCAACCCCGAGCTGATCTCGCGCACCCACTTCGCGCGCTTCCTGGTCGAACAGGGCCACTGCCGCGACACGTCCGAGGTGTTCCGCAAGTTCCTCACCGAAGGCAAGCCCGGCTACGTGCCGCACCGTTGGGCCTCGCTCAAGGATGCAGTGCACTGGATCACGGCCGCCAAGGGCATGGCCGTCATCGCGCACCCGGGGCGCTACAAGTTCACGGCGAACGAGGAATACGCGCTGTTCCTCGAATTCAAGGCGCATGGCGGGCAGGCGATCGAAGTCGTCACCGGCAGCCATACGACGGCCGAATACGTCGAGTACGCCGACAAGGCGCTCGAGTTCGATTTCGCCGCTTCGCGCGGCAGCGATTTCCACAGTCCCGACGAAAGCCATTGCGATCTCGGCAAGCTGCCACCGTTGCCCGGCGCGCTCACGCCGGTGTGGGAACTGCTCAGCGACCGCATCCGGCAGTGA
- a CDS encoding transporter gives MPALHDLAANSYGGDEAGLICGYLFDADAPEPVRAIDSAQAAAWLDTGSVQDGPSAASGRASSPAFLWLHFNLSHAQAERWLLRHAQLSDTFYETLHEGLPSTRIERADDSLIAVINDVHFEFSFEPSDISTLWISVGPRLVVTARAKPLRSVDALRTAVKAGDAPRSSTELLEHLLRAQADVLVKIVRGVTSRIDRIEDELLAGRLDHKRARLGVLRRLLVRLQRLLAPEPAALFRLLQGPPGWMSEPDVQELRGSTEEFSVVLRDMQALQERIKLLQEEIAANVNEDNNRSLFVLTVVTVLALPINILAGLFGMNVGGIPLAEHKHGFWIVVAIVASFTAVAAWAAFRKKR, from the coding sequence TTGCCGGCACTCCATGACCTGGCCGCCAATTCGTACGGCGGCGACGAAGCCGGGCTGATCTGCGGCTACCTGTTCGACGCCGATGCGCCGGAGCCTGTGCGGGCCATCGATTCGGCGCAGGCCGCGGCCTGGCTGGACACCGGCTCGGTACAAGACGGCCCGAGCGCAGCGTCGGGCCGCGCGAGCTCCCCCGCTTTCCTGTGGCTGCACTTCAACCTGAGCCACGCCCAGGCCGAGCGTTGGCTGTTGCGCCACGCGCAGCTCTCCGACACCTTCTACGAAACGCTGCACGAGGGCCTGCCCTCCACGCGCATCGAGCGCGCCGACGATTCGCTGATCGCGGTCATCAACGACGTGCACTTCGAGTTCAGCTTCGAGCCCTCGGACATCTCCACGCTCTGGATCAGCGTGGGACCGCGCCTGGTGGTCACGGCGCGCGCCAAGCCGCTGCGCTCGGTCGATGCGCTGCGCACGGCGGTCAAGGCCGGGGATGCGCCGCGCTCGAGCACGGAGCTGCTCGAGCACCTGCTGCGCGCGCAGGCCGACGTGCTGGTGAAGATCGTGCGCGGCGTCACTTCGCGCATCGACCGCATCGAGGACGAGCTGCTTGCCGGCCGGCTCGACCACAAGCGCGCGCGGCTCGGCGTGCTGCGCCGGCTGCTGGTGCGGCTTCAGCGGCTGCTGGCGCCCGAACCCGCCGCCCTCTTCCGGCTGCTGCAAGGGCCGCCAGGCTGGATGTCCGAGCCCGACGTGCAGGAGCTGCGCGGATCGACCGAGGAGTTCTCGGTGGTGCTGCGCGACATGCAGGCACTGCAGGAGCGCATCAAGCTGCTGCAGGAAGAAATTGCCGCCAACGTGAACGAGGACAACAACCGCAGCCTGTTCGTGCTGACGGTGGTCACCGTGCTCGCGCTGCCGATCAACATCCTCGCGGGCCTGTTTGGAATGAACGTGGGCGGCATTCCGCTGGCCGAGCACAAGCACGGGTTCTGGATCGTCGTGGCAATCGTCGCGAGCTTCACCGCGGTGGCGGCCTGGGCGGCTTTCCGCAAGAAGCGCTGA
- the ppk2 gene encoding polyphosphate kinase 2 has product MMLTSALPDHEDLMQRIARDLIDSYDEELELEIEDRNIDGLDPAAHTTDKAARQAYFKELFRLQGELVKLQDWVQHSKQKVVILFEGRDAAGKGGVIKRITQRLNPRVARVAALPAPNDRERTQWYFQRYAAHLPAAGEMVLFDRSWYNRAGVERVMGFCSDDEYEEFFRTVPEFEKMLVRSGIKLIKYWFSITDEEQHMRFLGRIHDPLKQWKLSPMDLESRRRWEEYTKAKEIMLERTHIPEAPWWVVQAVDKKKARLNCISHLLGQLPYQEVPHPPVELPARERHADYLRQPVPAHMVVPEIY; this is encoded by the coding sequence ATGATGCTGACGAGCGCACTTCCAGACCATGAAGACCTGATGCAACGCATCGCCCGCGACCTGATCGACAGCTATGACGAAGAGCTCGAGCTGGAAATCGAGGACCGCAACATCGACGGGCTCGACCCCGCGGCGCATACCACCGACAAGGCCGCCCGCCAGGCCTACTTCAAGGAGCTGTTCCGCCTGCAGGGCGAGCTCGTGAAGCTGCAGGACTGGGTGCAGCACAGCAAGCAGAAGGTGGTCATTCTTTTCGAAGGCCGCGACGCGGCGGGCAAGGGCGGCGTCATCAAGCGCATCACCCAGCGCCTGAACCCGCGCGTGGCGCGCGTGGCCGCGCTGCCCGCGCCCAACGACCGGGAGCGCACGCAGTGGTACTTCCAGCGCTACGCCGCGCACCTGCCGGCCGCCGGCGAGATGGTGCTGTTCGACCGCAGCTGGTACAACCGTGCCGGCGTCGAGCGCGTGATGGGCTTTTGCAGCGACGACGAATACGAAGAGTTCTTCCGCACCGTGCCGGAGTTCGAGAAGATGCTGGTGCGCTCGGGCATCAAGCTCATCAAGTACTGGTTCTCCATCACCGACGAGGAGCAGCACATGCGCTTTCTCGGCCGGATTCACGATCCGCTCAAGCAATGGAAGCTGAGCCCCATGGACCTCGAAAGCCGCCGCCGCTGGGAGGAATACACCAAGGCCAAAGAGATCATGCTGGAGCGCACGCATATTCCCGAAGCGCCCTGGTGGGTGGTGCAGGCGGTCGACAAGAAGAAGGCGCGGCTGAACTGCATCAGCCATCTTCTGGGCCAGCTGCCCTACCAGGAAGTGCCGCATCCACCCGTCGAACTGCCGGCGCGCGAGCGCCATGCGGACTACCTGCGCCAACCTGTGCCGGCCCACATGGTCGTGCCGGAAATCTACTGA
- a CDS encoding PHB depolymerase family esterase, with amino-acid sequence MVRRSTASLFARAYERNLKALTKLTLSNSKRVSGQVQRATAKRLKPPPGRGDWLSGMALGPGGARGYHLFRPVDLKLAPGEKLPLMVMLHGCGQTGRDFAASTRMNALAVRQRFLVLYLEQDRLAHPQGCWNWYERRSGKADAEAATLMAAIDQACVLYPVDRERIALAGLSAGASMAALLATRYPLRFRAVVMHSGVAPGAAKSSATALGAMRGQHTPPMPSTAVGKAMGAAAVFATLPPMLVLHGTADAVVAPSNAASSAAVWATAMGAKPGPPRTLQRGKRHPMQVTEFRRKGRTVVTLCEIARLGHAWSGGASRLLFSDPDGPDATRMVWAFAAAQFKLVAKA; translated from the coding sequence ATGGTCCGTCGTTCCACTGCTTCTTTGTTCGCCCGCGCCTACGAGCGCAACCTGAAGGCACTCACCAAGCTCACGCTCAGCAACAGCAAGCGCGTGTCGGGTCAGGTGCAGCGCGCGACCGCCAAGCGGCTCAAGCCGCCGCCGGGCAGGGGCGACTGGCTCAGCGGCATGGCGCTGGGCCCCGGCGGTGCACGCGGCTATCACTTGTTTCGTCCCGTCGACCTGAAGCTCGCGCCCGGCGAAAAGCTGCCGCTCATGGTCATGCTGCACGGCTGCGGCCAGACGGGGCGCGACTTTGCGGCCAGCACGCGCATGAATGCGCTGGCCGTGCGGCAGCGCTTCCTGGTGCTGTACCTGGAGCAGGACAGGCTGGCCCACCCCCAAGGTTGCTGGAACTGGTATGAGCGCCGCTCGGGCAAGGCCGATGCCGAGGCCGCCACGTTGATGGCGGCCATCGACCAGGCCTGCGTGCTGTATCCGGTCGACCGCGAGCGCATTGCACTGGCCGGCCTCTCGGCCGGTGCCAGCATGGCGGCGCTGCTGGCCACGCGCTATCCGCTGCGCTTTCGCGCCGTGGTCATGCATTCGGGCGTGGCGCCGGGTGCGGCAAAGTCTTCGGCGACGGCCCTCGGCGCAATGCGCGGGCAGCACACGCCGCCCATGCCGTCCACCGCGGTCGGCAAGGCGATGGGCGCGGCCGCCGTTTTTGCGACCCTGCCGCCGATGCTGGTGCTGCACGGCACCGCCGATGCCGTGGTGGCGCCGAGCAATGCCGCCAGCAGTGCGGCCGTGTGGGCCACGGCCATGGGGGCGAAGCCGGGGCCGCCGCGCACGCTCCAGCGCGGCAAGCGCCACCCCATGCAGGTGACCGAGTTCCGGCGCAAAGGCCGCACGGTGGTCACGCTGTGCGAGATTGCCCGCCTGGGGCACGCGTGGAGTGGCGGTGCTTCCCGGCTGCTTTTCAGCGACCCGGACGGGCCCGATGCCACGCGCATGGTCTGGGCCTTTGCGGCGGCGCAGTTCAAGCTTGTGGCCAAGGCCTGA
- a CDS encoding AraC family transcriptional regulator, with protein sequence MDPLDDVFAAMRVRSALYARLEARTPWGVSLAGGESARFGLVVRGSCLLEVPGVAQPVALAAGDCYVLAHGTPYVLRDHPNTPTVSCASVVRDRIGGVVELGGTGTAASVICGWFHFDQRAARPLLDLLPVLLHVKMEQARAIALQGTLQLLAMETGEPGLGSGLLVSRLADIVFVQAVRAHVAAEGQQQTGWLGALADARIGPALRAMHKDMARGWTVETLASAASLSRSAFAQRFRERVGQAPLEYLTHWRMFKAGNMLGQGHAAVGTIAGAVGYESEAAFSKAFKRRMGMAPGAWRAAARDGAVA encoded by the coding sequence ATGGACCCGCTCGATGACGTGTTCGCCGCCATGCGCGTACGCAGCGCGCTCTATGCGCGGCTCGAGGCGCGCACGCCGTGGGGCGTGAGCCTGGCGGGCGGCGAGAGCGCGCGATTCGGCCTGGTGGTGCGCGGCAGCTGCCTGCTCGAAGTGCCGGGCGTGGCGCAGCCGGTGGCACTGGCCGCGGGCGACTGCTATGTGCTCGCGCACGGCACGCCCTATGTGCTGCGCGACCATCCGAACACGCCCACGGTCAGCTGCGCCTCGGTGGTGCGCGACCGCATCGGCGGCGTGGTCGAGCTCGGCGGCACGGGCACCGCGGCTTCGGTCATCTGCGGCTGGTTCCATTTCGACCAGCGCGCGGCACGGCCGCTGCTCGATCTGCTGCCCGTGCTGCTGCACGTGAAGATGGAACAGGCGCGCGCCATCGCGCTGCAAGGCACCTTGCAGCTGCTTGCAATGGAAACGGGCGAGCCGGGCCTGGGCTCGGGCCTGCTCGTGAGCCGGCTGGCCGACATCGTGTTCGTGCAGGCGGTGCGTGCGCACGTCGCGGCAGAAGGCCAGCAGCAAACGGGCTGGCTGGGGGCACTGGCCGACGCGCGCATCGGGCCCGCGCTGCGCGCCATGCACAAGGACATGGCGCGTGGCTGGACGGTTGAAACGCTGGCCTCGGCCGCCAGCCTGTCGCGTTCGGCCTTTGCACAGCGCTTCCGCGAACGGGTCGGCCAGGCGCCGCTGGAGTACCTCACGCATTGGCGCATGTTCAAGGCCGGCAACATGCTCGGCCAGGGCCATGCCGCGGTCGGCACGATTGCCGGTGCGGTGGGCTACGAGTCGGAAGCCGCGTTCAGCAAGGCCTTCAAGCGCAGGATGGGCATGGCGCCCGGCGCATGGCGTGCGGCGGCGCGCGATGGCGCCGTGGCCTAG
- a CDS encoding MFS transporter: MSHSSNIAASAAALNSATAQPGRWALWVMLSGTFLVVLDFFIVNVALPSMQRELHASAGTLQMVVAGYGLATAAGLITGGRLGDLFGRRRMFMLGLLLFTLASAACGLAPNADLLVAARVLQGLAGALLQPQVLAMIGLAYTGESRARAFAAYGLTLGLGATLGQLVGGLLIHADLGGLSWRSCFLINLPIGLLALALAPRVIPPLANGGNGAGSRLDIAGMLLAAAGSVAVVLPLVEGREQGWPLWSWLCLAAAAPLLAVFARQQRRLAARGGAPLVAPTLLADRRFVTGLLTTLAFYVGNASLYFVLALYLQQGLALDPLSSGLVFTALAIGFFATSMAGARLARRFGGKPPIALGALVLAMGHALQLVNVAGWLGHSHVVAWMVPLLVVQGAGLGMVMAPLVSTVLAGLPPQHAGVASGVLAMVQQASNALGVALIGILFYGRLGGVADAPGHGAAFAVALAYLMASALLVAVLHRRGSRMQPARE; encoded by the coding sequence ATGTCGCACTCATCGAACATCGCTGCTTCGGCAGCAGCGCTCAATTCCGCCACCGCGCAACCCGGCAGATGGGCTCTGTGGGTCATGCTCAGCGGCACCTTCCTGGTGGTGCTGGACTTCTTCATCGTCAACGTCGCGCTGCCTTCGATGCAGCGCGAGCTCCACGCCTCGGCGGGGACCTTGCAGATGGTGGTGGCCGGCTACGGCCTGGCCACGGCCGCGGGGTTGATCACCGGCGGGCGGCTCGGCGACCTGTTCGGCCGCCGCCGCATGTTCATGCTGGGCCTGCTGCTGTTCACGCTCGCTTCTGCCGCATGCGGCCTGGCGCCGAATGCCGACCTGCTGGTGGCGGCCCGCGTGCTGCAGGGACTGGCCGGCGCACTGTTGCAGCCGCAGGTGCTGGCGATGATCGGGCTGGCCTACACGGGCGAAAGCCGTGCGCGCGCCTTCGCGGCTTATGGGCTCACGCTGGGCCTGGGCGCCACGCTCGGCCAGCTGGTCGGCGGGCTGCTGATCCATGCCGACCTGGGCGGGCTCAGCTGGCGCAGCTGCTTTCTCATCAACTTGCCGATCGGCCTGTTGGCGCTGGCGCTTGCACCGCGCGTCATTCCTCCGCTGGCGAACGGCGGCAACGGTGCCGGGAGCCGGCTGGACATCGCCGGCATGCTGCTGGCCGCCGCCGGCTCGGTGGCCGTGGTGCTGCCGCTGGTCGAAGGCCGCGAGCAAGGTTGGCCGCTTTGGAGCTGGCTCTGTCTTGCGGCGGCGGCGCCGCTGCTGGCCGTGTTCGCGCGCCAGCAGCGCCGTCTCGCGGCGCGCGGCGGCGCACCGCTGGTGGCGCCCACGCTGCTGGCCGACAGGCGCTTCGTCACGGGGCTTCTCACCACGCTGGCCTTCTACGTGGGCAATGCGTCGCTCTATTTCGTGCTGGCTCTCTATCTCCAGCAAGGACTCGCGCTGGACCCGCTCAGCTCCGGCCTCGTCTTCACCGCCTTGGCAATCGGCTTCTTCGCCACCTCGATGGCCGGTGCGCGCCTGGCACGCCGCTTCGGCGGCAAGCCGCCCATCGCACTCGGTGCCCTCGTGCTGGCCATGGGGCATGCGCTGCAGCTCGTCAACGTGGCAGGCTGGCTGGGCCATTCTCACGTGGTCGCGTGGATGGTGCCCCTGCTGGTCGTTCAGGGCGCCGGCCTCGGCATGGTGATGGCCCCGCTGGTGTCCACCGTGCTGGCCGGCCTGCCGCCCCAGCATGCGGGCGTGGCCTCGGGCGTGCTGGCGATGGTGCAGCAGGCGAGCAACGCGCTGGGAGTGGCGTTGATCGGCATCCTGTTCTATGGACGGCTGGGCGGCGTGGCCGATGCGCCCGGCCATGGCGCAGCGTTTGCAGTGGCGCTGGCGTACCTGATGGCGTCGGCCCTGCTGGTGGCGGTGCTGCATCGGCGAGGCAGCCGGATGCAGCCGGCGAGGGAGTGA